A stretch of Plasmodium chabaudi chabaudi strain AS genome assembly, chromosome: 14 DNA encodes these proteins:
- a CDS encoding ubiquitin-like protein nedd8 homologue, putative, translated as MQILVKTLTGKRQSFNFEPSSSVLQIKMAIEEREGIDAKQIRLIFSGKQMHDDMKLSDYRVIPGSTIHMILQLRGGRI; from the exons atgcaaatattAGTAAAAACACTAACAGGAAAAAGAcaatcatttaattttgagCCTTCCAGTTCTGTTTTGCAAATAAAGATGGCTATTGAAGAAAGAGAAGGCATTGATGCAAAACAAATAAGACTTATATTCTCAG GGAAACAAATGCACGATGATATGAAACTAAGCGACTACAGAGTTATACCTGGCTCAACAATTCATATGATTTTACAACTAAGGGGAGGAAGAATTTGA
- a CDS encoding eukaryotic translation initiation factor 4 gamma, putative has translation MSCIEVKQESVQDIDKNVNKIKNDTKTDTNKKEGNNESGGRFNKNIDNAGNNWGDLRNESNKVFRNTNKLNDNNNKRDSLIDDNNRRMDKDGNSGNYRKKYYNNEMNNANNNTEFNKSNYNKNMNNSENQKYNFNRNFKNNYNKNRNSFNMKHGNTNTSGLGDEANNPNNYGNSEMNQNNTKMGNNNNYNNLPDGNFNNNMNNKMFYKNNKYNKFGSQNNDGSSNNFNNTNFKDNKQNMNYKKQYNNNPMSRNTSMDDNMNYNNMENENNSGMNNSPNYKSKYDNNNNVIKNDMSYREENTKYYGNNHNSPNNNLSPNSNMRNNSTNREHSRNPFFMNNKKNNMVNDNTNKNNRMMDFMNNPDNENMNQQSNFYMQNNKNNNYNDANISNNYMNDNNLKKNIDSSNSPHMNNMRGNNNDDGDFVKREFTNENNYCQDNSQNENNNHQNSAIKNNSGNMDASTYIMNTFATFNNNSTNNNNTNNNNDQHTVNNPSSNDSNDKRPDNMNTTNNKNNDNGEEEFDEWGELGEDKYIDINSIIKQKNVILNQLGANLDDMTKKGNDNKNKKKIKSKKDNIFTPDNLNIPVVPQASVDKKKNKKNKNKNGKNDNNAKDNTNNLANKKKVEKAPVNATNNPTQQKTEEKQLDNTNNTQSSVQKTNETPEDPKEGENTENKNEEPKEEPSKPAKAIYVFKKKENMHPLEYMKRQIKSLLNKLTVENFPIITEKMCQIMDSRINTDEIQTVVNEVIDKAVLEHDWSEMYADLCQALKWRSPNFEMKKKSSFEIALLKKIQEEYENLPSTFESTMKEKLKSDENEEELSFAEQKQKKRLFGIVKLIGELFQRQIVSISIVISITHDLLIAYDEPKEYCIEAFLQLIYSTGFFIDKMEKYKNVLDTWFGRLKELQRKKMYSKRIKFVIQDVFDLRLSEWRKKTHKDTAKGLNELRSQLETEEMMGGSIHLAQLGNIVIVGERHNIRNNESYSKYMQEQERLSKLNQKK, from the exons atgagcTGTATTGAGGTCAAGCAAGAGAGTGTACAAGATATTGATAAAAACGTAAATAAa ATTAAAAACGATACAAAAACTGatactaataaaaaagaaggaAACAACGAAAGCGGGGGGAG GTTCAACAAAAACATTGATAACGCAGGAAATAATTGGGGCGATTTGAGAAACGAATCGAATAAAGTTTTTAGGAATACAAATAAGTTAAatgacaataataataaaagagaTAGCTTAATAGATGATAACAATAGGAGAATGGATAAAGACGGAAATTCAGGaaattatagaaaaaaatattataataacgAAATGAATAATGCGAATAATAACACTGAATTTAACAAAtctaattataataaaaatatgaataattcaGAAaaccaaaaatataattttaatagaaactttaaaaataactacaataaaaatagaaatagtTTTAACATGAAACACGGAAATACAAATACAAGTGGATTAGGAGATGAAGCGAACAATCCAAATAACTATGGAAATAGTGAAAtgaatcaaaataataccAAAATGGGAAACAACAACAATTACAATAATTTGCCTGATGGCAATTTCAATAACAATATGAATAacaaaatgttttataaaaataataaatataataaatttggctctcaaaataatgatggctcttctaataattttaataatacaaactTTAAGGATAATAAgcaaaatatgaattataagaagcaatataataataatccaATGAGCAGGAATACAAGCATGGATGATAACatgaattataataacatggaaaatgaaaataacagTGGAATGAATAATTCACCTAACTACAAATCAAAATatgacaataataataatgtaataaaaaatgatatgtCTTATAGAGaggaaaatacaaaatactATGGAAATAACCACAATTCTCCAAATAACAATTTAAGCCCAAATTCCAATATGCGCAATAATAGCACCAATAGGGAACATTCACGaaatccattttttatgaataataaaaaaaataacatggTTAATGACAATacgaataaaaataatagaatgatggattttatgaataatccagataatgaaaatatgaatcaACAAAGTAATTTCTACatgcaaaataataaaaataacaattacaatgatgcaaatatatcaaataattatatgaatgataataatttaaaaaaaaatattgattcATCTAATTCACCTCACATGAATAATATGAGaggtaataataatgatgacGGGGATTTTGTAAAAAGAGAATTcacaaatgaaaataattattgtcAAGACAATtcacaaaatgaaaataataatcatcAAAATAgtgcaataaaaaataattccgGAAATATGGATGCtagtacatatattatgaatacATTCGCtacatttaataataattctacaaacaataataatactaacaataataatgatcaACATACTGTAAATAACCCCAGTAGCAACGACTCTAATGATAAACGACCTGATAACATGAATAcgacaaataataaaaataacgaCAATGGAGAAGAAGAATTTGATGAATGGGGAGAATTAGGAgaagataaatatatagacattaattctattattaagcaaaaaaatgttatattaaACCAACTAGGTGCAAATTTAGATGATATGACAAAAAAAGgcaatgataataaaaataaaaaaaaaataaaatcgaaGAAAGATAACATATTTACACCAGATAATTTAAACATACCAGTAGTACCACAAGCTAGTGTtgataagaaaaaaaataaaaaaaataaaaataaaaatggaaaaaatgataataatgcaaaagataatactaataatttagctaataaaaaaaaagtagaaAAGGCACCAGTTAACGCAACTAATAATCCTACACAACAAAAAACTGAAGAAAAGCAATTAGATAATACTAATAATACTCAATCAAGTGTTCAAAAAACTAATGAAACTCCAGAAGATCCTAAAGAAGGTGAAAATactgaaaataaaaacgaaGAACCAAAGGAAGAACCTAGCAAGCCTGCTAAAgctatatatgtatttaaaaaaaaagaaaatatgcatCCTCttgaatatatgaaaaggcaaataaaaagtttgCTTAATAAATTAACTGTGGAAAATTTCCCTATTATAACTGAAAAAATGTGCCAAATTATGGATTCACGTATAAATACTGATGAAATACAAACAGTCGTAAATGAAGTTATTGATAAGGCTGTTTTAGAACATGACTGGTCCGAAATGTATGCCGATCTTTGTCAg gCACTAAAATGGAGATCCCCTAATTTtgagatgaaaaaaaaatcatccTTTGAAATAGCTTTGCTTAAAAAGATTCAAGAAGAGTATGAAAATTTACCTAGTACCTTTGAATCAACtatgaaagaaaaattaaaaagtgaTGAAAACGAAGAAGAATTAAGTTTTGCTGAacaaaagcaaaaaaaaagactaTTTGGAATAGTAAAATTAATAGGAGAATTATTTCAAAGACAAATTGTATCAATATCTATTGTTATAAGTATTACACATGATTTATTAATAGCATATGATGAACCTAAGGAATATTGTATAGAAGCTTTTCTTCAACTTATTTATTCAACtggattttttattgataaaatggaaaaatataaaaatgtgttaGATACATGGTTTGGTAGATTAAAAGAATTacaaaggaaaaaaatgtattccAAAAGAATTAAGTTTGTTATACAAGATGTTTTTGATTTAAGATTATCTGAATGGAGAAAGAAAACACACAAAGATACAGCCAAAGGCTTAAATGAATTAAGATCCCAATTAGAAACTGAAGAAATGATGGGAGGATCAATTCATTTAGCACAACTAGGTAATATTGTGATCGTAGGTGAAAGGCACAATATAAGGAATAATGAATCTTACtctaaatatatgcaagAACAAGAAAGATTAAGCAAgttaaatcaaaaaaaataa